One Manihot esculenta cultivar AM560-2 chromosome 6, M.esculenta_v8, whole genome shotgun sequence DNA segment encodes these proteins:
- the LOC110617827 gene encoding uncharacterized protein LOC110617827 — protein MKAKANRRDPDKYCQYHRTYGHDTNNCYQLINEIERLIKRGHLRNFVKKPEGQRPQQNVVVERPHNQTGGPVNDGSSGMINMIVGGIGGRMSRKGKKRSRMEKGAVCKILVDDGSKVNLLPYRVFQQMNIPEEQLVRDRALVKEIGGTPMVVEEKVKVALTLGEPPLSGNHYIVFLMVKQPLNYNAILGRPMLYDFEVVTSIRYLTMKFPIESGVGIVRGRQEEAQAVYLATVEEPGTLREEINLKVIEVRDEKKEARTEPVDKLETFPLSEEESDKVFNVNASLEKDQKETTMALIRGHASSFA, from the exons ATGAAAGCCAAGGCCAACCGAAGAGATCCAGACAAGTATTGTCAATATCACCGGACGTATGGCCATGACACTAACAATTGCTACCAACTGATAAATGAGATAGAGAGGCTCATCAAAAGGGGGCATCTTAGaaactttgtgaagaaaccagagGGGCAGAGACCTCAGCAAAATGTGGTGGTAGAGAGACCTCACAATCAGACAGGAGGACCTGTGAATGACGGCTCCAGCGGGATGATTAACATGATCGTAGGAGGAATTGGGGGACGAATGAGCAGAAAGGGGAAGAAGAGGAGCAGGATGGAGAAGGGAGCA GTTTGCAAAATtttggtggatgatgggagcaaggtaaatcTGCTACCTTATCGGGTCTTTCAACAGATGAACATACCCGAAGAGCAACTAGTAAGGGATCGAGCCCTGGTTAAGGAGATAGGCGGAACCCCCATGGTGGTAGAAGAGAAGGTGAAAGTAGCCCTGACGCTGGGAGAACCACCCCTGTCCGGCAACCACTATATAGTATTCCTTATGGTGAAGCAGCCCCTGAACTATAATGCTATTTTGGGAAGGCCGATGTTGTATGACTTCGAGGTAGTAACCAGCATCCGATACCTAACCATGAAATTCCCAATAGAGTCAGGGGTGGGCATAGTGCGAGGTAGGCAGGAGGAGGCTCAGGCTGTATATTTGGCCACTGTAGAAGAACCAGGCACCCTGCGAGAAGAAATAAACCTAAAGGTCATAGAGGTTCGAGATGAGAAGAAGGAAGCCAGGACAGAGCCGGTTGACAAGCTGGAGACATTCCCACTGTCTGAGGAAGAAAGTGACAAGGTCTTCAATGTCAACGCGAGCCTTGAAAAAGACCAGAAAGAGACAACAATGGCTCTTATCAGaggacatgcctcaagttttGCCTGA